A window of the Bacteroides thetaiotaomicron VPI-5482 genome harbors these coding sequences:
- a CDS encoding outer membrane beta-barrel family protein, whose amino-acid sequence MKHRLLLLLLFVFTAVMTGWAQNSAMPSYTVKGVLLDSLTQDGEPYATIKITKKGAPDKAVKMAVTGANGRFQEKLNVGAGDYVITISSIGKAPVTKEFTLKPSVRVIDLGTMLSAEANNELKGVEVVAQKPLVKVDVDKIEYNIEDDPDSKSNSILEMLRKVPLVTVDGEDNIQVNGSSSFKIHVNGKPNNMMSNNPKEVLKSMPANSIKYIEVITSPGAKYDAEGVGGILNIVTVGGGFEGYTATFRANASNYGAGAGGYAMVKQGKMTVSANYNFNYNDRPRGYSDSYRENYESDTEKYLESNSSSKSKGNFQYGNLEGSYEIDTLRLLTVAFGMYGSNSKNYGDGFTTMYGANHEDIAYSYRTGNHGDGSWYSINGNIDYQRTSRKNKQRMITFSYKINTQPQTSNSNTGYEDIHAKEEVDDLVKRLLLKNSQSDGKTNTMEQTFQVDYTTPIGELHTVEAGAKYIFRRNTSDNKLYEAAGGSDDYLYNEDRSSDYRHLNHILAAYLGYTLKYKDFTFKPGVRYEQTVQRVKYIVGPGENFHTNFSDLVPSVSLGMKLGKTQNMRVGYNMRIWRPGIWNLNPYFNNLNPMFITQGNSNLKSEKSHAFDLSYSNFSAKFNINVSLRHSFNNNSIENISRLITAPEGEMFDNDPTHIAPEGALYSTYANIGKSRNTGMSLYLNWNASPKTRLYVNGRGNYSDLKSEAQGLHNYGWNGSFYGGVQHTLPLKIRLSLNGGGSTPYINLQGKGSGYYYYSLGASRSFLKDERLSLNVYCSNIFEKYRSYNNHTEGVNFLSKSSSKWPSRSFGVSISYRIGELKASVKKAARSINNDDVKGGGGEGGNTGGGGGQ is encoded by the coding sequence ATGAAACACAGATTGTTGCTACTATTACTATTCGTGTTCACCGCAGTGATGACAGGTTGGGCACAAAACTCCGCTATGCCGTCCTATACTGTCAAAGGGGTACTTTTGGATTCACTGACTCAGGATGGAGAACCATACGCTACTATTAAGATTACTAAAAAAGGAGCACCGGACAAGGCTGTCAAGATGGCGGTGACGGGTGCCAATGGTAGGTTTCAGGAGAAACTGAATGTAGGTGCGGGAGATTACGTCATTACTATTTCTTCGATAGGCAAGGCGCCCGTCACGAAAGAGTTCACTTTGAAACCATCGGTTAGAGTCATTGATTTGGGGACAATGCTCTCCGCTGAGGCTAATAATGAATTGAAAGGAGTGGAAGTCGTGGCGCAAAAGCCTTTGGTCAAGGTGGATGTAGACAAGATAGAGTATAATATTGAGGATGACCCCGACTCGAAATCGAACAGTATATTGGAGATGCTTCGAAAAGTGCCTTTAGTGACAGTGGACGGAGAAGACAACATACAGGTGAATGGTAGCAGTAGCTTTAAAATACACGTCAACGGGAAGCCCAACAATATGATGAGCAACAACCCGAAAGAGGTGTTGAAGAGTATGCCCGCCAATTCCATTAAATATATCGAGGTGATAACATCGCCCGGAGCTAAATATGACGCTGAAGGAGTGGGAGGTATTTTGAATATCGTAACAGTAGGCGGTGGATTCGAAGGATATACGGCAACATTCCGGGCAAATGCCAGCAACTACGGTGCCGGTGCCGGCGGCTACGCAATGGTGAAGCAGGGGAAAATGACTGTCTCTGCCAATTACAACTTTAATTACAATGACCGGCCCCGTGGATATTCGGACAGCTACCGTGAGAACTATGAGTCGGATACGGAAAAGTATCTTGAATCAAACAGCAGTTCCAAGTCGAAAGGCAACTTCCAGTATGGAAATTTGGAAGGCAGTTATGAGATTGACACCTTAAGGCTGCTGACGGTGGCTTTTGGAATGTATGGCAGCAATAGTAAAAATTATGGCGATGGATTTACCACCATGTATGGCGCTAACCATGAGGACATTGCCTACAGCTACCGGACCGGCAATCATGGAGATGGCTCCTGGTATTCCATCAATGGAAACATCGACTATCAGCGCACGTCCAGAAAGAACAAGCAGCGGATGATCACTTTCTCCTATAAGATCAATACGCAGCCTCAGACAAGCAATTCTAATACTGGCTATGAAGATATTCACGCCAAAGAGGAGGTGGACGACCTCGTGAAACGGTTGCTGTTGAAAAACAGCCAGTCGGACGGCAAAACGAATACCATGGAACAGACCTTCCAAGTGGACTATACAACTCCGATAGGCGAGTTGCATACCGTGGAGGCAGGTGCGAAATATATCTTCCGCCGCAATACCAGTGACAACAAACTATATGAAGCAGCCGGAGGAAGTGACGATTATTTATATAACGAAGACCGCAGTAGCGACTATCGTCATTTGAATCATATTTTAGCCGCTTATCTCGGATATACATTGAAATATAAGGATTTCACCTTCAAGCCGGGAGTGCGCTATGAACAGACTGTGCAGCGGGTGAAATATATCGTTGGACCGGGTGAGAATTTTCACACGAACTTCAGCGATCTGGTGCCATCCGTTTCTCTTGGCATGAAGCTCGGCAAGACTCAAAACATGCGTGTCGGTTATAATATGCGTATCTGGCGTCCGGGCATCTGGAATCTGAATCCTTATTTTAATAATCTGAATCCGATGTTTATCACCCAAGGTAACTCGAACCTGAAAAGTGAAAAAAGCCATGCGTTCGACTTGTCTTATAGCAATTTTAGTGCGAAGTTCAATATCAATGTGTCGCTGCGCCATTCTTTCAACAATAACAGTATTGAGAATATAAGCCGGTTGATTACGGCGCCCGAAGGGGAGATGTTTGACAATGATCCTACACACATAGCACCGGAAGGAGCTTTGTACAGCACTTATGCCAATATAGGAAAGAGCCGGAACACAGGAATGAGCTTGTATCTGAACTGGAACGCGTCTCCTAAAACGCGCCTGTACGTCAATGGCCGTGGAAACTACAGCGACTTGAAAAGTGAAGCGCAGGGATTGCACAATTATGGATGGAACGGTTCTTTCTATGGTGGCGTCCAGCATACTCTTCCGTTGAAAATACGGTTAAGTCTGAATGGTGGTGGTAGTACTCCTTATATTAATCTACAGGGAAAAGGTTCTGGCTATTATTATTATAGTTTGGGTGCGAGCCGTTCTTTCCTGAAAGATGAGCGTTTGAGCCTGAATGTGTATTGCAGTAATATATTTGAGAAATACAGAAGCTATAACAATCATACGGAAGGCGTAAACTTCCTGTCGAAGAGCAGCAGCAAGTGGCCGAGTCGTAGCTTTGGAGTCAGCATCAGCTACCGGATTGGTGAACTGAAAGCTAGTGTGAAGAAAGCTGCCCGAAGCATCAATAATGACGATGTGAAAGGTGGTGGCGGCGAAGGTGGGAATACAGGTGGAGGAGGTGGTCAGTAG
- a CDS encoding DNA/RNA non-specific endonuclease — MRFFNRSVVLLICCTFFLVSCSKDDEDENKENIAFSPIELPALRNGADDIFLSPTTTFNGQQVITYSMEYDKSKKHARWVAFKYYNVTGQTNWNRNDWKQTEWGGDPWQSDPNIPQADQRVQSDFGKQGYDRGHICASSDRLYSKDANEQTFYYSNMSPQKNYFNGTKGIWNDLEGKVRTWGRSSTFRDTLYVVKGGTIDKENQIWTYIGGDKSKPVPKYYFMALLCKKGETYKAIGFWLDQSTTVKPALSECAKTIDELEELTGLDFFHNLPDNLENAVESKYAISAWTGLQ; from the coding sequence ATGAGATTTTTTAATAGAAGTGTTGTTTTATTGATTTGTTGTACATTTTTCCTTGTATCTTGTAGCAAAGATGATGAAGATGAAAATAAAGAAAATATAGCATTTAGTCCTATTGAACTTCCTGCTTTACGCAATGGCGCTGATGATATTTTTTTATCTCCAACTACTACATTTAATGGTCAACAAGTAATTACTTATAGTATGGAGTATGACAAGAGTAAAAAGCACGCTCGTTGGGTGGCCTTTAAATATTATAATGTAACAGGACAAACAAATTGGAACCGTAATGACTGGAAACAGACAGAATGGGGTGGTGATCCTTGGCAATCTGATCCGAATATTCCCCAGGCTGATCAACGGGTACAAAGTGACTTTGGAAAGCAAGGTTATGATCGTGGGCATATTTGTGCTTCTTCAGATCGTCTTTATTCAAAAGATGCCAATGAGCAAACTTTCTATTATAGCAATATGAGTCCTCAGAAGAATTATTTTAATGGAACTAAGGGTATTTGGAATGATTTGGAAGGGAAAGTTCGTACTTGGGGGCGAAGTAGTACTTTTCGTGATACTCTGTATGTTGTGAAAGGTGGGACTATAGATAAAGAAAACCAAATATGGACATATATTGGTGGAGATAAATCGAAACCTGTTCCTAAATATTATTTTATGGCATTACTTTGTAAAAAGGGGGAAACTTATAAAGCCATTGGTTTTTGGCTAGATCAAAGTACTACAGTAAAGCCTGCATTATCTGAATGTGCTAAAACAATTGACGAACTGGAAGAATTAACAGGATTGGACTTCTTCCATAATTTGCCGGACAACTTAGAGAATGCTGTAGAATCTAAGTACGCAATATCTGCTTGGACCGGACTGCAATAG
- a CDS encoding RagB/SusD family nutrient uptake outer membrane protein, producing MKLNKYLFSTFIAASALLISSCSDFLDRSPQGQFTEDDNPNALVNGKIYNVYTMMRSFDITAGTPAIAIHYLRSEDSEKGSIPSDGSDVAEMYDDFLYTPTNGLLGSYWGKNYAIIYQCNDILDAIAEKETAGQTETEDIINKGEASFFRAYCYFNLVRAFGEVPLVTYKINDASEANIPKTTADKIYEQIDTDLKTAEESLPETWSTEYTGRLTWGAARSLHARTYMMRSDWDNMYKASTDVINKGLYNLKTPYNEIFTDDGENSGGSIFELQCTATAALPQSDVIGSQFCEVQGVRGAGQWDLGWGWHMATQLMADAYETGDPRKNATLLYFRKTDDEPITPENTNEPYGESPISPAMGAYFNKKAYTDPALRKEYTNKGFWVNIRLIRYSDVVLMAAEAANEKNIPGEAVDYLEMVRARARGTNTNILPKITTNDQGELREAIRHERRVELGLEPDRFYDLVRWGIASEVLHAAGKVNYQDKNALLPLPQSEIDKSKGVLVQNPDY from the coding sequence ATGAAACTAAATAAATATCTTTTTTCCACCTTTATTGCCGCTTCCGCTCTGCTGATAAGCAGTTGCAGCGACTTTCTGGACCGGAGTCCGCAGGGACAATTCACCGAAGACGATAATCCCAATGCGCTGGTCAACGGTAAAATCTACAATGTCTATACCATGATGCGAAGTTTCGACATCACCGCCGGTACTCCCGCCATTGCTATCCATTATCTACGCTCCGAAGACTCCGAGAAAGGAAGTATTCCGAGTGACGGATCGGATGTAGCCGAAATGTACGATGACTTCTTATACACCCCGACCAACGGTTTGCTAGGTTCATACTGGGGAAAGAATTACGCCATCATCTACCAGTGTAATGATATCCTCGACGCCATTGCCGAGAAAGAGACTGCCGGACAAACAGAAACCGAAGATATCATCAACAAAGGGGAAGCTTCTTTCTTCCGTGCTTATTGTTACTTCAATCTAGTGAGAGCTTTTGGCGAAGTACCTTTGGTGACTTACAAGATCAACGATGCCTCGGAAGCCAACATCCCGAAGACTACCGCCGATAAAATCTACGAGCAGATCGATACCGACCTGAAAACTGCGGAAGAGTCATTGCCCGAAACATGGAGCACCGAATATACCGGACGCCTGACTTGGGGAGCTGCCCGTTCACTTCATGCCCGCACCTATATGATGCGCAGTGACTGGGACAACATGTACAAAGCCTCTACAGACGTTATCAACAAAGGTTTATATAATCTGAAAACTCCGTATAACGAAATATTCACCGACGACGGAGAGAACAGCGGCGGTTCTATATTCGAACTGCAATGTACCGCCACTGCCGCCCTTCCACAGAGTGACGTTATCGGCAGCCAATTCTGCGAAGTGCAAGGCGTTCGCGGAGCCGGTCAGTGGGACTTAGGCTGGGGATGGCACATGGCAACCCAGTTGATGGCAGACGCCTACGAGACAGGTGACCCGCGTAAAAACGCCACCCTGCTCTACTTCCGCAAAACGGACGATGAGCCGATCACCCCGGAAAACACCAACGAACCTTATGGTGAATCCCCCATCTCTCCGGCTATGGGAGCTTACTTCAACAAAAAAGCTTATACCGACCCCGCACTGCGTAAGGAATACACCAACAAAGGCTTTTGGGTGAATATCCGCCTGATCCGGTATTCGGATGTAGTATTGATGGCTGCCGAAGCTGCCAACGAAAAGAATATCCCCGGAGAAGCGGTGGATTATCTGGAAATGGTACGTGCACGTGCCAGAGGCACCAATACGAATATACTGCCCAAAATAACGACCAACGATCAGGGAGAATTGCGGGAAGCCATCCGCCACGAACGCCGCGTGGAACTCGGGCTGGAGCCCGACCGTTTCTACGATCTTGTACGTTGGGGGATCGCCTCGGAAGTATTGCACGCTGCCGGGAAAGTAAACTACCAGGATAAGAACGCATTATTGCCTTTGCCTCAGTCAGAAATTGACAAGTCCAAAGGAGTACTGGTACAGAATCCGGATTATTAA
- a CDS encoding glucoamylase family protein — MKKLSLYISLLCLILTAGACKNKTGGPATASSELTDDALMDTVQRRTFLYFWEGAEPNSGLAPERYHVDGVYPQNDANVVTSGGSGFGIMAILAGIDRGYVTREEGLARMERIVSFLEKADRFHGAYPHWWYGDTGKVKPFGQKDNGGDLVETAFLMQGLLAVHQYYINGNEKEKALAARIDQIWKDVDWNWYRNGDQNVLYWHWSPTYGWEMDFPIHGYNECMIMYILAAASPTHGVPAAVYHDGWAQNGAIVSPHKVEGIELHLRYQGTEAGPLFWAQYSFLGLDPVGLKDEYCPSYFHEMRNLTLVNRAYCIRNPKHYKGFGPDCWGLTASYSVDGYAAHSPNEQDDKGVISPTAALSSIVYTPEYSMQVMRHLYNMGDTVFGPFGFYDAFSETDNWYPQRYLAIDQGPIAVMIENYRTGLLWKLFMSHPDVQAGLTKLGFNTNKQDVRQK, encoded by the coding sequence ATGAAAAAACTATCTCTCTATATTTCGCTCCTCTGCCTGATACTGACAGCAGGAGCCTGCAAAAACAAGACCGGCGGACCAGCCACCGCCAGTTCCGAGCTCACGGACGATGCCTTGATGGACACCGTTCAGCGCCGCACCTTTCTCTACTTTTGGGAAGGTGCCGAGCCCAACAGCGGACTTGCCCCCGAACGGTATCATGTAGACGGGGTATATCCGCAGAATGATGCCAATGTAGTCACTTCCGGCGGCAGCGGCTTCGGCATCATGGCTATCCTTGCCGGAATAGACCGGGGGTACGTCACCCGCGAAGAAGGTCTGGCACGAATGGAGCGCATCGTCTCCTTCCTCGAAAAAGCGGACCGTTTTCACGGAGCATATCCGCACTGGTGGTATGGCGATACGGGAAAGGTGAAACCTTTCGGACAGAAGGATAACGGAGGTGACTTGGTAGAAACTGCCTTCCTGATGCAAGGACTGCTCGCCGTACACCAGTATTACATCAACGGTAATGAGAAAGAAAAAGCACTGGCAGCACGCATTGACCAAATATGGAAAGACGTTGACTGGAACTGGTACCGCAACGGTGACCAAAATGTGCTATACTGGCACTGGAGCCCCACCTATGGCTGGGAAATGGACTTCCCCATACATGGGTACAACGAATGTATGATTATGTATATCCTTGCCGCAGCCTCTCCTACCCACGGAGTACCGGCAGCTGTCTATCACGATGGCTGGGCGCAGAACGGAGCTATCGTCTCCCCACATAAAGTGGAAGGCATCGAACTGCATCTCCGCTATCAGGGCACGGAAGCCGGACCGCTTTTCTGGGCACAATACTCCTTCCTCGGACTCGACCCCGTCGGTCTGAAAGACGAATACTGTCCCAGCTACTTCCACGAAATGCGCAATCTGACATTAGTGAACCGTGCTTACTGCATCCGCAACCCCAAACACTACAAAGGTTTCGGACCGGACTGCTGGGGACTGACTGCCAGCTATTCCGTCGATGGATACGCTGCTCATTCACCGAATGAACAGGATGACAAAGGGGTCATCTCTCCCACCGCCGCCCTTTCATCCATCGTCTATACACCGGAATATTCGATGCAAGTGATGCGCCACCTGTATAATATGGGGGACACAGTCTTCGGTCCTTTCGGATTCTACGATGCTTTCAGCGAAACAGACAACTGGTATCCGCAACGTTACCTTGCCATCGACCAGGGACCAATTGCAGTCATGATCGAGAATTACCGGACAGGGCTGTTATGGAAACTCTTCATGAGTCATCCCGATGTACAAGCAGGACTTACCAAGTTAGGTTTCAATACCAATAAGCAGGATGTAAGGCAGAAATAA
- the bglX gene encoding beta-glucosidase BglX — protein sequence MINKKIFFSLLLLAAGFLSAAAQKSPQDMDRFIDALMKKMTVEEKIGQLNLPVTGEITTGQAKSSDIAAKIKRGEVGGLFNLKGVEKIRDVQKQAVEQSRLGIPLLFGMDVIHGYETMFPIPLGLSCTWDMTAIEESARIAAIEASADGISWTFSPMVDISRDPRWGRVSEGSGEDPFLGAMIAEAMVLGYQGKDMQRNDEIMACVKHFALYGAGEGGRDYNTVDMSRQRMFNEYMLPYEAAVEAGVGSVMASFNEVDGVPATANKWLMTDVLRGQWGFNGFVVTDYTGISEMIDHGIGDLQTVSARAINAGVDMDMVSEGFVSTLKKSIQEGKVSMETLNTACRRILEAKYKLGLFDNPYKYCDLKRPARDIFTKAHRDAARRIAAESFVLLKNDNVTLRPGTPAEPLLPFNPKGNIAVIGPLADSRTNMPGTWSVAAVLDRCPSLVEGLKEMTAGKANILYAKGSNLISDASYEERATMFGRSLNRDNRTDEQLLNEALTVANQSDIIIAALGESSEMSGESSSRTDLNIPDVQQNLLKELLKTGKPVVLVLFTGRPLTLTWEQEHVPAILNVWFGGSEAAYAIGDALFGYVNPGGKLTMSFPKNVGQIPLYYAHKNTGRPLAQGKWFEKFRSNYLDVDNEPLYPFGYGLSYTTFSYGDIDLSRSTIDMTGELTAAVMVTNTGTWPGSEVVQLYIRDLVGSTTRPVKELKGFQKIFLEPGQSEIVRFKIAPEMLRYYNYDLQLVAEPGEFEVMIGTNSRDVKSARFTLK from the coding sequence ATGATAAATAAGAAAATATTTTTTTCACTTCTGCTGCTCGCTGCCGGCTTCCTGAGTGCGGCAGCGCAGAAGTCGCCACAAGACATGGACCGCTTCATCGACGCATTGATGAAAAAGATGACGGTGGAAGAAAAGATAGGTCAGTTGAACCTACCTGTCACCGGAGAAATCACTACGGGACAAGCCAAAAGCAGCGACATCGCCGCCAAAATCAAACGGGGCGAAGTAGGAGGCTTGTTCAATCTGAAAGGAGTAGAAAAAATACGCGATGTGCAGAAACAGGCGGTAGAACAATCCCGTCTGGGCATCCCCTTGCTATTCGGTATGGATGTCATTCACGGATACGAAACCATGTTCCCTATCCCGCTGGGATTATCCTGCACCTGGGATATGACCGCCATAGAAGAATCGGCACGTATCGCAGCCATAGAAGCCAGTGCCGACGGTATCTCATGGACATTCAGTCCGATGGTGGACATCTCACGCGACCCTCGTTGGGGACGTGTTTCCGAAGGCAGCGGTGAAGACCCCTTCCTTGGAGCCATGATCGCCGAAGCGATGGTACTCGGTTATCAGGGAAAGGACATGCAACGGAATGACGAAATCATGGCGTGCGTAAAACACTTTGCACTGTATGGCGCAGGGGAAGGCGGACGTGACTACAACACAGTAGACATGAGCCGCCAGCGGATGTTCAATGAATATATGCTGCCTTACGAAGCTGCTGTTGAAGCCGGTGTAGGTAGTGTAATGGCTTCGTTCAACGAAGTAGACGGTGTGCCCGCTACCGCCAACAAATGGCTGATGACGGACGTACTGCGTGGTCAGTGGGGGTTCAACGGATTTGTGGTAACCGACTATACCGGAATCTCCGAAATGATCGACCACGGTATCGGCGACCTGCAAACGGTTTCCGCACGTGCCATCAATGCCGGAGTAGACATGGATATGGTGAGCGAAGGCTTTGTCAGCACACTCAAGAAATCCATTCAGGAAGGCAAAGTTTCTATGGAAACACTGAATACTGCCTGCCGCCGTATCCTGGAAGCAAAATATAAACTGGGATTGTTTGACAATCCCTACAAGTACTGCGACTTAAAACGTCCGGCACGTGATATCTTTACGAAAGCGCACCGAGACGCTGCCCGCAGAATTGCCGCAGAAAGCTTTGTTCTTTTAAAGAATGACAACGTGACCCTGCGTCCGGGAACTCCTGCCGAACCTCTTCTTCCTTTTAACCCGAAAGGTAACATCGCCGTGATAGGTCCGTTAGCCGACAGCCGGACAAACATGCCGGGTACATGGAGCGTAGCTGCCGTACTCGACCGCTGTCCGTCACTGGTAGAAGGCTTGAAAGAGATGACTGCCGGAAAAGCAAACATCCTATATGCCAAAGGGAGCAATCTGATCAGCGACGCCTCTTACGAAGAACGTGCCACGATGTTCGGACGTTCACTAAACCGTGACAACCGGACAGACGAGCAATTGCTGAACGAAGCATTGACGGTAGCCAATCAGTCGGATATTATCATTGCGGCTCTCGGAGAATCTTCCGAGATGAGCGGAGAAAGCAGCAGCCGTACAGACCTGAACATTCCGGATGTACAGCAAAACCTGCTGAAGGAGTTGCTGAAAACCGGAAAACCTGTCGTACTGGTATTATTCACAGGTCGCCCGCTGACGCTGACTTGGGAACAGGAACACGTACCTGCTATTCTGAACGTATGGTTCGGAGGCAGCGAAGCTGCTTATGCCATCGGTGACGCACTCTTCGGATATGTCAATCCGGGTGGAAAACTGACAATGAGTTTCCCGAAGAATGTCGGTCAGATTCCGCTGTATTATGCACATAAGAATACGGGACGCCCGCTGGCACAAGGCAAGTGGTTCGAAAAGTTCCGCAGCAATTATCTGGATGTGGACAATGAGCCGCTTTACCCGTTCGGATACGGACTGTCTTATACTACCTTCTCTTACGGTGATATCGACCTGAGCCGTTCTACCATCGACATGACGGGAGAACTGACGGCAGCAGTAATGGTCACCAATACTGGCACATGGCCGGGATCGGAAGTAGTACAACTCTATATCCGTGACCTCGTCGGCAGCACTACCCGTCCGGTGAAAGAGCTGAAAGGCTTCCAGAAGATATTCCTTGAACCGGGACAGTCGGAAATTGTACGGTTCAAGATTGCACCGGAAATGCTGAGATATTACAACTACGACCTGCAACTAGTAGCAGAACCGGGTGAATTTGAAGTAATGATCGGAACAAACAGCCGGGACGTGAAATCCGCACGATTCACGCTAAAATAA